The genome window CAGGTCGGGGCTGGTGGTTTTGCCGCAGAGCGAACCGGGGCCGTGGGCCGGGTACACACGGGTAGTGGCGGGCAGGGTCATGAGCTTCTGGCGGGTGCTCTGGTAGAGCTGGGCAGCCAGCTGTTCGCGGCTGTGGCCTCCTACGTTGTCATCCTCGCGCAGGTCGGGGCGGCCCACGTCGCCTACAAAAAGGGTGTCGCCGGTAAACACGGCGCGGGTTTGGCCCAGCTCATCCATGAGCAGCACGCTAATGGAATCGGGGGAGTGGCCGGGGGTGTTGAGGGCGTGCAGCTCTACGGAGCCGAGCGTGATGCGCTGCCCATCATCAAACGTCTGGTGGGGGTAGCTGGCCTTCACCAGCTTGCTGGCGTAAATGGTGGCTCCGGTTTCGCGCGCAATTTCTAGGTGGCTGCTAACGAAGTCGGCGTGGGGGTGGGTCTCGATGACGGCAATAATCGTAGCCTCGTGCTCGTCGGCGAAGTCGTAGTAAGGCTGGGGGTCGCGGGCCGGGTCGATGATGGCGACCTGGCGGTTGCTGCGGATGGCGTAGCTCGCGTGGGCCAGGCCTTTGTCGTAAAACTGCTGAATCTGTACCGAACCGGTACTACTAGGCAGAGGACTCATGGGGTGTTGGATGTGGTGGATGCCCGCAGGCCAGCTCAGCGGTGGCCGGAAGGCATATTCTCAAATATAAGCAAGAAGCAAAGCCAGCCTACAGCAAAGCGCAATATTAGCCCGGCAAAATAGTACTGTTGGGTTACAAAATGGGCCATTGCCGGGACCCAACGAGGGTAGTAAGTGGTCTGGTTCCGAAATGTTTCGGTTCGGCTGCCGGGCAGGTTTCCGGCGCCGTCGTGCCCGAAGAGGGTATTCTGCTAAAAAAGACCCCATCAAGCCGTCGAGGCTCCGAATACAACTAGTAATATGAGGTCAACTTTCCTCCGCGCACTTCCGGCTAGGCTAGGTAGCGGCCACGGGCGCGCAGGTGCTGCGGCCGGGCCAGGATGCCTAATGAGGTATTGGCTCCAGACAGTAAGGATGCCGCCTAAGTGCTAGCAGTCAGGCCACAAGTCGCAAGCAGAACAAGCAGCTTTTTCTATCAGAAAGAGTCTGTGAGGGAATTACGACTGGCGAAGAGTTAGCCTGCGGCCGAGTTTACCTGCGCAGCTAAAATCAGCCGGCCAACAGTCAGGGCCATGTCCGCAGTCCGGAGAAAGGGCTATATTCGGGCCACGTAGCCGCTTGCAGGCGGCTTTTTTTGCAAATTTCATAATCCCCTTCTCACTTTTCTTCTTCTCTCAATAACCTGTATGGCAAATATTTTCGCCAAAAAACCGCTGGCTGTGCTCTTGGGCGAAGCCAATTCATCCGGGCACGGCGCACTAAAGCGCACGCTGGGGGCGGGTAACCTTGTGGCCTTGGGCGTAGGCGCCATTATTGGGGCGGGCCTGTTTGTGCGCACGGCCAACGCCGCCGCCCAGGCCTCGGGCCCCGGCGTGACGCTGGCCTTCATTCTGGCGGCGTTCGGCTGCGTGTTTGCTGGTTTGTGCTACGCCGAGTTTGCGGCCATGATTCCAATTGCCGGCTCGGCCTACACCTACGCCTACACTACCATGGGCGAGTTTGTGGCCTGGGTTATTGGCTGGGCCTTGGTTATGGAATACGCCCTGGGTGCCGCTACCGTGAGTATCGCCTGGAGCGAGTACCTGAACAAGCTGCTGGAGGTCTTTGGCACCAGTATACCGTACAGTTTAAGCCACTCACCTTTTGAGCACGCCGTGGTAAACGGTGTAACGCAGCACGGCATTATCAACCTGCCGGCCCTGCTTATTATTGTGGCCCTGAGCCTGTTGTTGGTGAAAGGTACCCAGGAATCGGCCCTGTTCAATGCCGTTGTGGTGGTGCTCAAGACCCTCATCGTGCTGGTATTCATTGCCGTAGGCTGGCAGTTCGTCAACTCGGCCAACCACACGCCCTACCTGATTCCGGCTGATGCCGTGGTGAAAAATGCAGCCGGCGAAGTGGTGCGTACCTACGAGGGCTGGAATAAGCACGGCCTGGGCGGCGTACTAGGCGGCGCGGGCATTGTGTTCTTTGCCTTTATCGGTTTCGATGCTGTAAGCACGGCGGCGCAAGAGGCTAAAAACCCCAAACGCGACATGCCCATCGGCATCCTGGGCTCCTTGGGCATCTGCACTATCCTGTACATCCTGTTCGGTCACGTGCTGACCGGCGTGGCCAACTGGCGCGAATTTGCTGACCCAGCTGTGGGCGGCGAGGCATCCGTGGCCTACGCCATCCGGGCCCACATGCCCGGCTACTCCTGGCTGGCTACGGCCGTTACCATTGGTATTCTGCTGGGCTTCACGTCGGTAATGCTGGTAATGCTCATGGGCCAGAGCCGGGTGTTCTTCTCCATGGCTAAGGATGGCCTCATGCCGAAAGCCTTCTCGGTGTTGCATCCCAAGTTCAACACCCCCTACAAGTCTAACCTGATGCTGATGGTGTTCGTGGGTCTGTTCGCGGCCTTCGTGCCCGGTTCCCTGGCCGGCGACCTGACCTCCTTCGGGACCCTACTGGCCTTTGTGCTGGTAAGCATCGGAGTGTGGGTAATGCGCCGTTCCGATCCGTCGCAGCCCCGTCCGTTCCGTGCCCCGCTGTCCTCGCCCAGCTTCCCGCTGGTGCCCGTCATGGGCGCGCTGGTGTGCTCGGCCCTGATTATTGGCTTGGATTCGTTTACCCTGAAAGTAGCTATGGGCTGGATGCTGCTTGGCTTTATCGTCTACTTTATCTACGGTAAGAGAAACTCCAAGCTGCAGCAAGGCATCGTGGTAGTGCCCACCGAAATGGAGGAGCAAGCCTTTATTGAGCCTGATCCTAAGAATGCCTAAAGTGCATTAGCTCACAACAAAAAAAGCCCCACCGATAATTCGGTGGGGCTTTTTTGTTCCGGAAGGAGTTAAAACTATACCAGATGCTGTCATCTAAAGCGGGTAGAAAGCAAGTAGAAAGACCGTCATAGCGTAGCGAGGCATCTCGCGTGCTGACGTTGGAATGGTACTTCAACGATTTGAGCGAGATGCTTCGGCTGCGCCTCTGCATGACAAATTTCAAACACGCTCGAACACACGTGTCATTCCGAGCAGAGCGAGGAATCTGGGTTTACCGCTAGAAGGCCAACCCAGATTCCTCGCTTCGTTCGGAATGACACGGCCTGCTACTTTGCCGGTTTTACCTCGCTTTGGAGCTTGAGCACCTTGTCGCCATTTTCTTGCACGATGAGAAAAGCGGGGTTGTCCGGGGTGCCGTGGCGGGTGATTTCGGCGCCTTGCAGCTTCTTCGTGACGGACTCTTTGTGGGTCTCCTCAATTTTGCCGGTAGCGGTGCCCGTGCCGTATTTCCAGGTTACTTGGGTGCCTTTGCGCATAAGATGGTGGATTTGTCGGGTTTTGGTGCGTAGTTAGGTCGTCATTCAGGCATACTGTCGCGGTGCAACTCTGGTTGCTCCAGGTGCTTCTTTCCTAGCCCATCAGCGAGCAAGCCGCGGCCGCACTTGATGGACCATTACCTCACACGCTTTCATTTCCTCCTATTCCACCTACTTCTACTACCCATGCACATTGATCTTCGCCGGCTGGGGCTAGCCGGCGGGCTCGTGGCCGGCAGCCTCTCGGCGACCCAGGCCCAGCAGCCCGCTACCTTCCCGCGCAACGGCGTCTACGACCAGCGCCCGGGCGTCTACGCCTTCACGCACGCCACTATTTTCACCGATTACAAAACCCGCCTTCAAGATGCTACCCTGCTCATTCGGGACGGGAAAGTAGAAGCCGTGGGTACCAAGGTGAAAATCCCGGCCGGGGCCGTGGTCCAGGACCTAAAGGGTCGCTTCATCTACCCCGGTTTCGTGGATTTGTACGCTTCCTACGGGGTGCCCGAGGTGAAAGCCCCCGAGCGCCAGGGCCGCCGTGCCGGCCCCCAGATAGAAAGCACCAAAGCCGGAGCCTACGACTGGAACCAAGCTGTGCACCCCGAAGTAAACGCCGCCGAGCTGTTCAAAGTCAACGCCGACC of Hymenobacter sublimis contains these proteins:
- a CDS encoding amino acid permease, producing MANIFAKKPLAVLLGEANSSGHGALKRTLGAGNLVALGVGAIIGAGLFVRTANAAAQASGPGVTLAFILAAFGCVFAGLCYAEFAAMIPIAGSAYTYAYTTMGEFVAWVIGWALVMEYALGAATVSIAWSEYLNKLLEVFGTSIPYSLSHSPFEHAVVNGVTQHGIINLPALLIIVALSLLLVKGTQESALFNAVVVVLKTLIVLVFIAVGWQFVNSANHTPYLIPADAVVKNAAGEVVRTYEGWNKHGLGGVLGGAGIVFFAFIGFDAVSTAAQEAKNPKRDMPIGILGSLGICTILYILFGHVLTGVANWREFADPAVGGEASVAYAIRAHMPGYSWLATAVTIGILLGFTSVMLVMLMGQSRVFFSMAKDGLMPKAFSVLHPKFNTPYKSNLMLMVFVGLFAAFVPGSLAGDLTSFGTLLAFVLVSIGVWVMRRSDPSQPRPFRAPLSSPSFPLVPVMGALVCSALIIGLDSFTLKVAMGWMLLGFIVYFIYGKRNSKLQQGIVVVPTEMEEQAFIEPDPKNA
- a CDS encoding DUF2945 domain-containing protein, yielding MRKGTQVTWKYGTGTATGKIEETHKESVTKKLQGAEITRHGTPDNPAFLIVQENGDKVLKLQSEVKPAK